Proteins from a single region of Nitratidesulfovibrio sp.:
- a CDS encoding sirohydrochlorin cobaltochelatase translates to MLLVPFGMPALRRGVFSCARVPSVFFRPLSRVLPLPVLTALLLALCLVLPGAALAGHGDEAPRKDGILLVAFGTTVEEARPALANIERLVRAAHPDAEIRWAWTARQARASLINEGKPAASPQQALANMAEEGFTHVAVQSFHTITGAEFHGLMATAKAMEGLPKGLTRITVGLPLLGSTDDAESLAVALKSLLPKERKPGDAVIFMGHGNPHHPAALGYPAMQYYLSKVDPLFFISVVEGSPSFDDVTAALAARKVRTAWLVPMMSVAGDHAHNDMAGDDPESLASLLRERGITPRPVLRGTASAEPVVAIWLRHLDAALKQLDH, encoded by the coding sequence ATGCTTCTCGTGCCTTTCGGTATGCCCGCCCTGCGGCGGGGTGTCTTTTCGTGCGCCCGCGTCCCCTCCGTCTTTTTCCGTCCGCTGTCCCGCGTCCTTCCCCTGCCGGTGCTGACGGCCCTGCTGCTGGCCCTGTGTCTGGTCCTGCCTGGCGCCGCCCTGGCCGGTCACGGCGATGAAGCCCCCCGCAAGGACGGCATCCTGCTGGTGGCCTTCGGCACCACGGTGGAAGAAGCCCGGCCCGCACTGGCCAACATCGAACGGCTGGTGCGCGCCGCCCACCCCGACGCCGAAATCCGCTGGGCATGGACGGCCCGGCAGGCCCGCGCCTCGCTGATCAACGAAGGCAAGCCCGCCGCCTCGCCCCAGCAGGCGCTGGCCAACATGGCCGAAGAAGGCTTCACCCATGTGGCGGTTCAGTCGTTCCACACCATTACCGGTGCGGAATTCCACGGCCTGATGGCCACTGCCAAGGCCATGGAAGGCCTGCCCAAGGGGCTGACCCGCATCACCGTGGGCCTGCCGTTGCTGGGTTCCACCGACGACGCCGAATCGCTGGCCGTGGCCCTGAAGTCGCTGCTGCCCAAGGAACGCAAGCCCGGTGATGCCGTGATCTTCATGGGCCACGGCAACCCGCACCACCCCGCCGCGCTCGGCTACCCGGCCATGCAGTACTACCTGAGCAAGGTCGACCCGCTGTTCTTCATCAGCGTGGTGGAGGGCTCGCCCTCGTTCGACGACGTGACCGCGGCCCTGGCCGCCCGCAAGGTGCGCACCGCGTGGCTGGTGCCCATGATGTCCGTGGCGGGCGACCACGCCCACAACGACATGGCGGGCGACGATCCGGAATCGCTGGCCTCGCTGCTGCGCGAACGGGGCATCACCCCGCGCCCGGTGCTGCGCGGCACCGCATCCGCCGAGCCGGTGGTGGCCATCTGGCTGCGCCACCTGGATGCCGCCCTGAAACAACTGGACCACTAA